In one window of Bombus fervidus isolate BK054 chromosome 4, iyBomFerv1, whole genome shotgun sequence DNA:
- the Apt1 gene encoding acyl-protein thioesterase 1 isoform X1, producing MTTVNPVVIAATARHTATLIFFHGLGDTGHGWASSMGAVRSPHIKVICPTAPTMPVTLNAGFRMPSWFDLRSLEPSGPEDEEGIRRAAEMVHSLIAEEVAAGIPTKRIVLGGFSQGGALAIYSALTFPEPLAGVIALSAWLPLHQKFPADAIGNKNTPLLQCHGDCDPIVPYRWGQLTASVLKQFMTQTEFKTYRGMMHASCDEEMRDMKKFIEKVLKP from the exons TAGCAGCTACGGCCAGACATACAGCAACA cttatatttttccatgGATTGGGTGATACAGG tCATGGTTGGGCTAGCTCAATGGGAGCAGTAAGATCTCCTCACATTAAAGTTATTTGTCCAACTGC GCCTACAATGCCAGTAACATTAAATGCAGGGTTTAGAATGCCTTCTTG GTTTGATTTACGATCTTTGGAACCAAGTGGGCCTGAAGATGAAGAAGGTATTCGCAGAGCTGCAGAAATGGTACATTCTTTAATTGCAGAAGAAGTTGCAGCAGGAATACCCACAAAACGTATTGTTCTTGGAGGTTTTAGTCAGGGTGGTGCTCTTGCTATATATAGTGCTCTTACATTTCCAGAACCTTTAGCTGGTGTTATAGCTTTATCAGCTTGGCTTCCTTTGCATCAAAAATTCCCTGCT gatgcaataggaaataaaaatactccacTACTGCAATGTCATGGTGATTGTGATCCAATAGTGCCATACAGATGGGGTCAATTGACTGCATCAGTTCTAAAACAATTTATGACACAAACAGAATTCAAAACATATAGAGGGATGATGCATGCGTCTTGTGATGAG GAAATGCGCGACATGAAgaaattcattgaaaaagtTTTGAAGCCGTAA
- the Bc10 gene encoding BLCAP apoptosis inducing factor bc10, with protein MYCLQWLIPVLLIPKPVNPTLLQTHVMFMALYLIGFFLERKPCTVCSLVFLLAVFLICYSGIGNCFLWSTNCDTVRCDNS; from the coding sequence ATGTATTGCCTACAGTGGCTAATTCCAGTGCTCCTGATACCAAAACCAGTAAATCCAACACTGCTGCAAACGCATGTCATGTTTATGGCACTTTATCTAATTGGATTCTTCCTAGAACGAAAACCATGCACTGTTTGTAGTTTAGTATTTCTTCTTGCAGTTTTCCTAATTTGTTATAGTGGCATTGGTAATTGTTTCCTTTGGAGTACAAATTGTGATACAGTGAGATGTGACAATAGCTAA
- the LOC139986481 gene encoding enoyl-CoA delta isomerase 2 yields the protein MLIMDNKNLSDILCSVDNGILNIKLNRPEKRNAITISMYKDLIKILHESIQDSTIYIVILTGNGSFFSSGNDFKSLLTSQDEDDFDIKSIINVLKEFVEMLIRYPKLLIAIINGPAIGIAVTILPLFDIVYAADTAYFETPFTRLGLSAEGCSTYTFPNIFGKSKASEMLYLGYKMSALEAKHYGFVNEVYKYQNLDEVWTYLKKLTKLSLESILAIKCLINRWNQDILLKVNEEETTKLIKLLQSPKCIERLISVILHKSKL from the exons ATGCTTATAatggataataaaaatttatccgatATTTTATGTTCGGTGGATAACGGAATACtaaacattaaattaaatcgaccagaaaaaagaaatgctaTTACTATTTCT ATGTacaaagatttaataaaaattctacatGAATCTATTCAAGATAGTACCATATATATAGTCATCTTAACTGGCAATGGAAGTTTTTTCAGTAGTGGCAATGATTTTAAATCTTTATTAACAAGCCAAGATGAAGATGATTTTGATATCAAAAGTATAATTAATGTCTTGAA ggAATTTGTAGAAATGTTAATTAGATATCCTAAACTTTTAATAGCTATTATAAATGGTCCTGCAATTGGAATTGCAGTAACAATTCTTCCATTATTTGACATTGTATATGCAGCAGAtact GCTTATTTTGAAACACCATTTACAAGATTAGGCCTTAGTGCAGAAGGATGTTCTACATATACATTTCCTAATATATTTGGGAAGTCTAAG gCTAgtgaaatgttatatttagGATATAAAATGAGTGCACTTGAAGCTAAACACTATGGTTTCGTTAATGAAGTatacaaatatcaaaatttagaTGAAGTTTggacatatttaaaaaagttgaCTAAACTTTCATTAGAG TCTATATTGgcaattaaatgtttaattaacagATGGAATCAGGACATTTTATTGAAAGTTAATGAAGAAGAAACGACTAAACTTATAAAACTTTTACAATCTCCTAAATGCATAGAAAGATTAATAAGtgttatattacataaaagcaaactttaa
- the LOC139986443 gene encoding DNA repair and recombination protein RAD54B — MYCNNLNKSLKPTLKYQQPVCAKSEKSLENTNVLTENSGQTFIRSTKKILNLFKKPVINHKEEKREDSASIKGKGNNTIIVKEGLSIITDSNTAIFNVVIGKKSMRKHKRWENDGTLEVTGKHAVLKDIEGSVIHKTTINPEVLIEGFRMYIDNKEIEIIDRATSKYVPNKSILEKVSEPPIKKLKTSSSNPYLPLEPLCKELKLRCCPLVMPSVNISKSWVNHDMSENETEVFVDTCLVNVLRPHQRHGIVFLYECIMGLKVPNYFGAILADEMGLGKTLQCITIIWTLLKKGPYGYPILKYILIVTPSCLCNNWNKEFKHWLGFHRISPYVVDAKNKSKDFRKHIRNSVMIISYDMLTRCEQEIKEIPFNLIICDEGHRLKNNDIKAAKILYNLKCKRRILLTGTPIQNDLQEFFTLIDFVNPTILGSNSEFKNYYGKPIVASQCPTAPDHVVSLGTERANELREKTKCFILRRTQETINKYLPSKHELIIFCRLSIEQQDLYSQVTDSWFNKSLSNNNIPHLAVITALKKICNHPELFYNEKTELFCIDSKCIHKTSNIRDSTKTVYCGKISIVQTLLRNLKKTEEKLVLVSYYTQTLDILETVCNREGLQFLRLDGSTTSNTRSKIIERFNSTSDNSKVFLLSAKAGGVGLNLPGASRLILFDSDWNPASDSQAMARIWRDGQKKDVYILRLLTTGTIEEKIFQRQISKASLSETVVDLNPLSSFKLSMSELKDLFTLTVNTNCLTHDLMKCSCNGYKKSEETSEKLHQKGATGYQFLGDKTLKSNFTINQLLKWEHYQQPISDKIIQEIMLSEVSDNITFIFKNSVVNRTD, encoded by the exons ATGTAttgcaataatttaaataaaagtttgaaaCCAACTTTGAAATATCAACAGCCAGTGTGTGCTAAATCTGAAAAAAGTTTAGAAAATACCAATGTTTTAACAGAAAATTCAGGGCAAACTTTTATTAGAAGCactaaaaaaattcttaatttatttaaaaaacctGTTATCAATCATAAGGAAGAGAAACGGGAAGACAGTGCTTCAATTAAGggaaaaggaaataatacaattattgtTAAAGAAGGTTTATCCATTATTACTGATAGTAATACAGC TATCTTTAATGTAGTAATTGGTAAAAAGTCTATGAGAAAACATAAAAGATGGGAAAATGATGGAACATTGGAAGTTACAGGAAAACATGCGGTCTTAAAG GATATAGAAGGCAGTGTTATTCATAAAACTACAATTAATCCAGAAGTTTTGATAGAAGGCTTTAGAATGTACAtagataataaagaaattgag ataattGACAGAGCAACATCCAAATACGTGCCCAATAAATCTATCTTAGAAAAAGTTTCAGAACCGCCCATAAAGAAGTTGAAAACTTCAAGTTCTAATCCATATCTTCCTTTAGAGCCATTATGTAAAG AACTGAAATTGAGATGCTGTCCATTGGTAATGCCAtctgtaaatatttcaaaaagttgGGTAAATCATGATATGTCAGAAAATGAAACAGAAGTATTTGTAGATACCTGTTTAGTAAATGTACTTAGACCACATCAACGTCATGgtattgtatttctatatgaatgTATTATGGGCTTAAAGGTACCTAATTATTTTGGAGCAATTTTGGCTGATGAAATGGGGCTTGGTAAAACATTACAATGCATTACAATTATTTGGACATTGTTAAAGAAAGGACCATATGGATAtccaatattaaaatatatattaatagtaaCTCCTAGTTGTTTGTGTAACAATTGGAATAAAGAGTTTAAGCATTGGTTGGGTTTCCATAGGATATCTCCCTATGTTGTAGATGCCAAAAACAAGTCAAAAGATTTCAGAAAACATATAAGAAACTCGGTTATGATTATTAGTTATGATATGCTTACCAGATGTGAacaagaaattaaagaaataccttttaatttaatcataTGTGATGAAGGAcatagattaaaaaataatgatataaaaGCAGCAAAG ATTTTATATAACTTGAAGTGTAAAAGAAGAATTCTTTTGACTGGAACTCCAATACAAAATGATTTGcaagaattttttactttgattGATTTTGTAAACCCTACTATATTAGGCAGCAAttctgaatttaaaaattattacggAAAACCTATTGTTGCATCACAATGCCCTACTGCACCAGACCATGTTGTATCTCTTGGAACTGAAAGAGCTAATGAATTACGTGAAAAAactaaatgttttatattacgtCGTACACAAGAAACAATTAATAAGTACTTACCTTCTAAGcatgaattaattatattttgccgTTTATCGATCGAGCAACAAGATTTATATTCTCAAGTTACGGATTCATGGTTCAATAAAAGTCTATCAAATAATAACATACCACATTTAGCAGTAATAACAGCTCTAAAAAAGATTTGTAATCACccagaattattttataatgagAAAACTGAGCTTTTCTGTATTGATTcaaaatgtatacataaaaCTTCTAATATAAGAGATAGTACAAAAACAGTATACTgtggaaaaatttcaattgtacAAACAttattgagaaatttaaaaaaaacggaagaaaaattAGTATTGGTTTCATATTATACACAAACACTTGATATATTAGAAACTGTTTGTAATAGAGAAGGCTTACAATTTCTTAGATTAGATGGTAGTACAACAAGTAATACAAGATCTAAGATTATAGAACGGTTTAATTCAACCAGTGATAACAGTA aagtatttttattaagtgCAAAAGCTGGTGGAGTTGGATTAAATTTACCTGGTGCATCTCGACTTATATTATTTGATTCAGACTGGAATCCAGCATCTGATTCACAAGCTATGGCAAGAATTTGGAGGGATGGTCAAAAAAAAGATGTTTACATATTACG ATTATTAACAACTGGTACtattgaagaaaaaatatttcaaagacaAATTAGCAAAGCAAGTTTAAGTGAAACTGTGGTAGACCTAAATCCTTTGTCTTCTTTTAAGTTGTCTATGAGTGAATTAaag gatttatttacattaacaGTAAATACGAATTGTTTAACGCATGATTTAATGAAGTGTTCTTGCAATGGCTATAAAAAATCAGAGGAAACATCAGAAAAATTACATCAAAAAGGTGCTACAGGTTATCAATTTCTAGGAGATAAAActttaaaatcaaatttcacCATAAACCAGCTTTTGAAATGGGAACATTACCAACAACCAATTTcggataaaataattcaa gaAATTATGCTATCAGAAGTATCTGACaatataacttttatatttaaaaattctgtaGTAAATAGGACAGATTGA
- the Apt1 gene encoding acyl-protein thioesterase 1 isoform X2 → MGAVRSPHIKVICPTAPTMPVTLNAGFRMPSWFDLRSLEPSGPEDEEGIRRAAEMVHSLIAEEVAAGIPTKRIVLGGFSQGGALAIYSALTFPEPLAGVIALSAWLPLHQKFPADAIGNKNTPLLQCHGDCDPIVPYRWGQLTASVLKQFMTQTEFKTYRGMMHASCDEEMRDMKKFIEKVLKP, encoded by the exons ATGGGAGCAGTAAGATCTCCTCACATTAAAGTTATTTGTCCAACTGC GCCTACAATGCCAGTAACATTAAATGCAGGGTTTAGAATGCCTTCTTG GTTTGATTTACGATCTTTGGAACCAAGTGGGCCTGAAGATGAAGAAGGTATTCGCAGAGCTGCAGAAATGGTACATTCTTTAATTGCAGAAGAAGTTGCAGCAGGAATACCCACAAAACGTATTGTTCTTGGAGGTTTTAGTCAGGGTGGTGCTCTTGCTATATATAGTGCTCTTACATTTCCAGAACCTTTAGCTGGTGTTATAGCTTTATCAGCTTGGCTTCCTTTGCATCAAAAATTCCCTGCT gatgcaataggaaataaaaatactccacTACTGCAATGTCATGGTGATTGTGATCCAATAGTGCCATACAGATGGGGTCAATTGACTGCATCAGTTCTAAAACAATTTATGACACAAACAGAATTCAAAACATATAGAGGGATGATGCATGCGTCTTGTGATGAG GAAATGCGCGACATGAAgaaattcattgaaaaagtTTTGAAGCCGTAA
- the LOC139986491 gene encoding small ribosomal subunit protein eS10, whose product MLMPKKNRVAIYEYLFKEGVMVAKKDYHAPKHPELECIPNLQVIKAMQSLKSKGYVKEQFAWRHFYWYLTNEGIEYLRGYLHLPPEIVPSTLKRQTRSETTRPRPTTGARSEASRPTEDRAGYRRGPGGPAGPGDKKADVGAGTGDVEFRGGFGRGKPQ is encoded by the exons atgTTGATGCCAAAAAAGAATCGTGTTGCAATTTATGAGTACCTTTTTAAAGAAGGTGTTATGGTTGCAAAAAAAGATTATCATGCACCAAAACATCCAGAATTggaatgtattccaaatcttCAAGTTATTAAGGCTATGCAG tcTTTGAAATCGAAAGGATATGTCAAAGAACAGTTTGCATGGAGACATTTTTACTGGTATTTAACAAATGAAGGCATTGAATATTTACGTGGATACTTACATTTACCACCTGAAATAGTACCTTCTACACTCAAAAGGCAAACTAGGTCAGAAACTACAAGGCCTAGACCTACAACAGGTGCAAGAAGTGAAGCATCTAGACCCACAGAAGATCGTGCTGGATATAGACGAGGTCCTGGAGGCCCAGCTGGTCCTGGTGATAAAAAAGCTGATGTTGGCGCTGGTACTGGAGATGTTGAATTCCGCGGTGGTTTCGGTCGTGGTAAAccacaataa